DNA from Plasmodium yoelii strain 17X genome assembly, chromosome: 13:
CATATAATTCTATTGCATCTGAAGAAataatttctttattatttcgTGTTAATTCCTTTCATAATAAtcaatacaatttttataacataGCATCAAATagtattaatgaaaaaaaaatatattcattcaTAAAAACATTATTGCACAATATGCCTCACGAAATATATGTagataatttaattaaaaaggACTCTACTCAAGAACAGTACATTTATGTGAATCTCATGCTTCAGGAAGTATATAAACACAACATGATTTTGAAAAAAGCACGAAAATCTCTCAACAAGGTTCAATATGGTGAGTCtacaataaattttattgtaCCATTTGCTAGTATTATTATAGTAACACTTTATAGGCATTTCGTAAACGTTACAATTAGGCccattatattaattcattataaaaatattaataatacgGCATAGTGTgcatattttcatatttatataccaACACacgcatacatatatatatatatacactcatttatattttctcgAAATTGTAGCTATAAAAGGTGAAACcattattaacaaaaaaatttatgaaattataaaatccTTAAGTGATGGTTTAGTTCCTAAATCgtggaaaatattttatatagcAAAGAAAAAactcattaatttttttgaagaTTTAAACGAACGaataaaacaattaaatGAATGGAGTATTAATGGATATCTACAAATACATTGGCTTGGTGGATTTTACAACCCTAAaagttttttaaaatatattttacatgaATATTctagaaaaaatgaaataaatcaTGATTTATTAACATTCGAATTTATTTCTATAAGTAACTCTGATGAATTTAAATCAAATTCTCGAAATTCTGAGGATggaatttatataaaaaaagttattttaCAAGGAGCAAAATGGGACTTTATTAATCAGACATTAATAGAAAATGATGAcactaatatatattctattATACCTATAGTTTATCTTAAagttattttaaaaaaaaataataaagatgaCAATAACATATACAAATGTCCTCTATATATATTccaggaaaaaaatatactcaATATTAAAGAGAATTACTTAATTAAGGtacatttatatacatatatgtgttCATAGATTATAGTTGTAATAACTACCATTTCATCACAAtgcatttcttttttttattacattgaAATACAAAAGTGTGAGAGTTAGatgaaataatattaaattattaagcttatgttaaatttgtatatgcGAGACCataattattacatttatataataatagtatgCATGAAATGAGTTATAACAAAATTCCCGTTTTTTTATGAACTTATAGGTCAGACTGGGAACTGGTTCAAAACATCCAACTGAATGGGGAAAGATGGGGGTACGgttatttttaacaaatgaGCATTAAACATTATAGAACATATTAAAATTGGCATTCATGCATTTCCAAtaaattacatatataaaaaaacgcACACatgtaacatatatattgaaTGCTTTAAAAATGGCTATATTATTGtgctttttattattttgattatcaTTTTGATTATCATTTTGATTATTGTTTTATGAAAAAGTATATTTACAATTTGACGattgaacaaaatatatgcaataatatatattatttatgtattataaaagaatacaaaaaaaagttgaaaatattttatttaataaactctttattttaattattatttatggtggaaataatttttttacttaaaaaccgtttatttaaaaatttaataaatgtaacatttataataaaaaaaaaatactttttGTTGACAAAAATAATCTAAgaatgataataaatttttatttattttacaacttatataatttaaaggcttctttttatttttccccttaatttattatacagtattaataatttttatatgggATATTTGAAGTGAGTAAGGGGATTCTTATAGGCTTAAtcctttttttcttattttttttatatacttaaaaaaaaaaaggtcCTTGGGAATAAgcttacatatattttttttataattgttctttaaaaaaaaaaaatgtatacatatattaagaacattttttataattaataatatatattaatttatatatatattgaaaaataaccttaatatataaattcccatcatatataataatagcataatatatttttaattttagtaTAGGGTAACATATGCATACAAAATTTGTCACTTTTCATTAcgtgttaataatattataataatcgcactaaaaaaaaaaaaaaaacaattctTCTGAGGGTAtgttattttcatattataaaaatacactTCGTTCTTGCAAATGAccatattattgttatatgcatatatagtgtaataataatatatattttttatgaaaaaataagggaaatatttaatttttttttaattctttatatatttcgAATTAAAAGAActccaaaaaatatatttaaaaaatttatggaaaatattaaaaatattttaaattaaaaatataaataaatttcaataacataatttattaaattattaaagcTAAAATAAATTTCTGAAGATGTCACCTCCTGTAagtttaaaataaaaatacatataatttatatataaatatatatatgatattatgtaatttttGGGACTTTGCTtgcatataaaaaagaataaataaaaagaataaataaaaagaagaaataaaaagaaatggTTCCCCTCCttagttaaatataaaagatatatGACTTGTATAATATTAGGAATACtgtcatatatataataagaaaaaaaggaaaatgtATGCTGTATATTATGGGGGAGGGGGGGAGcctattatttttacataatatttgataatatatatttgttatttaaattgttatatataatatgggGGTAAAAATTATCctctattaatatataatatgctatctattatacatatgtatatttttatctattgtATGtattggaaaaataaaaacgtATATATATCTCTtgttctatattatatatcttaattttttattttaatacagATATCaaagaaaagaaaatttattaatgatgGTGTTTTTCAAGCTGAGCTAAATGAATTCTTAGCTCGAATTTTAGCAGAGGATGGATATTCAGGTGTTGAAGTCAGAGTTACACCAATAAGGTAAAGACAAAAAAacatgaatatataaatgcaaatgatatacatatatcgattgtattataattttgatgattataataaaatttgtgtGTCTATTTCTATAATGTAtacatttgtatatattttattttttttttttatagaacGGAGGTTATTATTAGAGCTACTCGTACTAGAGAAGTACTTGGTGATAAGGGACGTAGAATAAGAGAATTGACTTCATTAGTTCAAAAAAGATTCTTTAATAAATCAACAAATAGTGTTGAATTATTTGCAGAGAGAGTAGAAAACAGAGGATTATGTGCAATGGCACAAGCTGAATCATTAAGATATAAACTTCTAAAAGGTTTAGCTGTAAGAAGAGCATGTTATGGTGTTTTAAGACATATTATGGAATCAGGAGCAAAGGGATGTGAAGTTATTGTTTCTGGTAAATTAAGAGCACAAAGAGCTAAAAGTATGAAATTTAGAGATGGATATTTAATATCTACTGGTGAACCATCAAAAAGATTTGTAAATACTGCTACCAGATCAGCACAATTAAAACAAGGTGTATTAGGTATAAAGGTTAAAATTATGTTACCAACTGCAATTGATACCAAAACTGGATTACCATCGATATTGCCTGATAATATTTCTGTTTTAGAACCTAAAACCGATACAGTAGATGCATTATAAAAacttatatgcatatacaaaattaaaaaaatatataaaaattagtTATATAAGcactttttttctttttttaaattaaaaacaaacatatataagtatatatagaaactgttaaaatattatctttaattccattaaaaaaaaaagaaaataatatgagCTTTTAATTGAAATAAAAGTTTACAAAAtggataataaaattatgttattatatttttgttcgatacaaaattatgtatacatTATGGTTATAAATAGTTCTTATATGTTGTTTTATTTAccatattcatatttataataatgaatatttgtatcattttacaaaaaatataataaaaaagtttaTCGAAAAAGATAAACATTAATTTACTGGAAAGAGCTAAATGCTTCATTTTAtcaaagaaataaataacactactaaattttttttttttttatgagcctaaaaaatttatatggCTATGCATTCCCATTATTTAgtattaacaataaaaaggtaatacttttatatatatatatacgaaATTATGTTAAGGTTTTTATAgatttgtaaatttaaaaaaacaaataatccAAGcgatatttatttattagaCATATACACTAACGGTGATACAAATgttgagaaaaaaaaattaataatatttttaagcaAATTTACTTAAATTAACACTTGTAACAAACCCATCCATTGGAACAATAGTTGGAAAGCTACCAAAAAAATCaacgaaaaatataaaatacatttatatatatatcataaatattatcattgtaTTTCTTATACATGTGGAATATGTATAAATGTATAATCCCTTTTATAAAATGTACCCTTTGCAAAACCTAtgaattacaaaaaaaataatatttttcatgaAATTTCATAGTTAGTTCTTATTTATGTAAaaacttttatttatatgtatatacatatgcatgtataaaaattatgctgaaatataattttgtggGTACCAAGTCTTTCCATTCTTATTATTGTTTAATGATTTGATTGATCCTGCATAacctataaaatttattgtaaggataatgataatttataaatatgtatacatataaacttgttcatctttattttttgtactcctatttttatcattatcataaattttatcattatcatagattttatctttattattattttataatttaaattactttttgtaaaaaaatcaCAATCCAAATCTTTACAAGTATTAACTGATTTTCCTATGCTTAAATTATAAGCTACGCTTTTTACAACCTCATCACATATAGCCACGTAGTTCAAAAATGTTGTATATccatatgtataaaaaacggtaggattaatatatgttacgtcgttattttttgttattagattctaatcaaaaaaataaagtatcCACATTATGTCTTTTGTTCGTTAATTATGATGTAATATTAAGTATAAGattattaaatatcatttttgtACTATTTTgtttcaatatatatatatatgtgcttACATCTGAGCTATCGTCATTGCATATAATTGCTTTTTTCTCTTCATCATTCCATACAACGTATTTACAATTCCATAAACTACATGATTCTAAAGCTTTGGATACAGATACAAACTTCTTTAAATCTTTATCATTTTGAATGCATGCtataacaaataaattattgttttaCACAATctgaattatttattttgtcatatttatatgtatattatttataaaatccaAATTACCTAAAGATTTATCTCGTactctttattttttaaattagcaagtatatatttatttgagaATATGTGGgtgaaaaatgtaaaaatgtttaaatttattaaaaaaaagaaaaaaaaaaagaggaaaaaaaagagaTTACATAAGATATTTGTGGGTAACTCCTTGATGAAAACTGGATCCATCATAAAGGTTCTTTTGAGAACTATCAAAAAAacgaaagaaaaaaaaaaaaaagacacacttttcactattattatatatgttaatgatATATGTCAtttatataacaataaaaattctGACCTCAAACAGATGTATTCTACGGCGAGTTTTGAATTGAAATCaagttgtttattttttgtgtttcttttgaatttttttacatcaatcttaaaacaaacaaatgGGTGTCTTGtaataaatttacaaaatactTTGAAAAATTGTGATTCACTTTTTATTGCATACCTGACACTGCTCCTTTTTAAAGCATATTTCTTTTGCCATATGCGtgtaattattttctatacaaataaattatattagaATGGGTTAAATACAGatattgtaaaataaattattaattacatatattgttaaaatttttttctctttttgaaaatatttttttattttaaatatttaataagcaaaatataataatgaaacgATAAATGAAAGAAAATTTGACATATATCGTTcgtaaaaaattatataaataaagtatataaaaatggggTACCTTCCTCATTTAGATCTACTATAGACGCCTTTTTGATTTCTACGTTGTATCCTTTATGACATGATAGTTTTATCAAATCCGTCTTAAAAAATTCCAAAACacgataataatatatatatatggaataAATTAGAATAAAGTAAATCAGCAAAAAAGCAAATTttaagatttttttttacatcaaattctatattgttatatttagATGGCAGATAATGTtgatatttttcattatttatgaaccttcgaaaaaaaaagaaaacaaaTGGATACTAACACATATTAATACATACTAATACATAATCATATGTAAAATAGTCtcaaaaatacataaaatgACATTTGCagtaatatatgtattatttattaacccataataaaatatagaactATCATTTTCTCTATGAGGTGAATTTTCTTCAGAAAAGTTTATATTAAGTATAGAGAATAATACACACAAGACAAAATATACACGTTTCATTTTTGTTCTAAagaaaaaagacaaaatttAAACAAGTTATTAaatgtatacatattatatatacatataaaataataagagAATTTAACagctattttattatatgcttatctttatttcatttcattattattattcctcACTTTTATTCGAATtcttaaattttatgaattgATATGGGTCATATAATATGAAAGAAAAAGTGTATTTACATGATTTTCATTCTAATATGCAcgttatattaataaaaaagcCAACGAATGGctcttatattttataaaaaatgtttcagaaaatataatctataactatttttaatgttacaattgtatttttatagtaattttttatatcctAATTTACtattaaatacaaataatatactccccaattttatattttcaaacaaattaatagttctatatatattcaaaaaaaagggaaattTAAGCATTGGAAAAGGAATTATTCCTTAAGAAATAGACCGAGTAAAatacgtttttttttttgttttttttttgtttttttttttgttttttttttttcatattataatatgcaTGGATAtattacacatatataatttcatgaaatattttttaaaacccctatttatttgtttttattgaAATCCTTAATTATGGGAATATGCAATAAAGTAccacataaaaaattattttgatattgCCAATTTTAATACCCCTTGATATTAAAAGACATTAATAATAGTTACATGTTCATAATTTcatatatgcaattaattttatttttttaataaacacATGGgtgaaaaatatacataaatttttcttattgaatatcatatatattaaaactaTATTCTATATAGCAGTTTTAAAAGCCCATTTACTTTCATGActataaatttgttaatgtttTTAGATTATTTCATAAGAATAggacatatatatatataatacatgtgtgttttgttttttaataattatatcttaggaatatttttttataatatgtaaaaTTACATTAAAAacgaaaagaaaaaaatatatataataaataaaattcatataaagAATACAAAtttggatatatattttttttgattgaATTtcactatatatttttttgttcataataagcaaaagtaaaatatgtaaatgcCCTCAATATAAACACATTAAGCCTATTGAAagttatatgaatataataattttttcgaTCACATTTTTACTATATTAAATTCCTATtactataaataaatatatttgatttatACTAAATCCCATAAAGTGTtgcattatataaattacacataaaaacattttttatattgtgttttggcatattaatatatctgttatttttactttatgtttttttttttttttttttttttttgcattgaTCTCacacattaattttttaaaatccAACTCTTTATATTGGATTATTTACACATAAAACTGTGTTCGTTCGTTCGTTCGTTCGTTCGTTcttacaattattattttcattaacattttttcttcaaatgataaaaaaattgaatttaATATCCTAAGTAAAAAGGaatgaaaataaagtttTACACCCAATACATTTTTCTTACTTCCTTAAAAAggaaagaaaatattattttttacgtATATCATacacatattatataataaacatcCAAATATCacgaattatatatatatatatatatatatttatattatacaattttgttataaatgttttttaatttgtgataaaaaaaaacagaacaAATCATatttaaacataaaatataacatacaTAAGCATATATGTTCACATTTTTCCAagcataaataaataattatacaaccggcatataaataaaagctacgatatattgttttatttatctttttattttttttgttttattatttgtttttgtcaaatatttacaaaaatttCCATATGCATAATTTTCATAGTGTGTGTAATTAACTTGAAATATCACATTTCCCCACACCCTTAaccaattatatatacatatttatttatatatcttGTGATTAATATATCTTGCCCATTTactttaaaaattttattcattGTATATTTCTcctgtctttttttttttttttttttttttttttctttatgaCAAATGAATAATGGATCATTTAAAGAAACGAATGTTTGtagaaaagaaaaacaaaaaggaGATATTCCAGTTCCGCGTTTTGGTCATACTGCAACATACTTAGGTAATAATAAAGTTGCAATATTTGGTGGGGCAATAGGTGACGCAgggaaatataatataacagatgatatatatttatatgatttaacccaaaataaatggaaaaaattaataacagAAAATACCCCAACAGCTCGAGCTGCTCATGCTGCTGCTTGTGTAGATGAACAACAATTAGTTATATATGGAGGTGCAACAGGTGGAGGGTCATTATCATTAGacgatttatatattttagatTTGAGAAGAGAACAGAAATATTCATGGATGACAGTTCCTACAAAAGGGGTATCTCCAGGTAGACGATATGGTCATGTAATGGTATATAGTAAACCTAATTTAATAGTTTTTGGAGGAAATGATGGACAACATACATTAAATGATGTATGGTTTATGAATGTAGAAATGCCACCTTTTGAATGGATTCAAGTTATAATATCAAATACTTCTAAAATGCCTTCACCAAGAGTTTATCATTCAGCTGATATGTGTAAAGAAGGTCCCGCTACCGGTATGATTGTAATATTTGGTGGTCGAAATTCtgaaaataaatcattaaatGATACTTGGGGTCTAAGACAACATAGAGATGGTAGATGGGATTGGGTTGAAGCTCCTATTAAAAAAGGATCCCCCCCAGAAGCTAGATATCAACATACTTGTGTATTTATAGGATctaaattatttgttttaggTGGTAGAAATGATAATGGTTGTTCTATACCATTATTGACTGCTCTTTACAATACAGAAACAATTGAATGGGTTACATTTCCCCCTATTGCTAAATTTCGACATACATCTTGGatgtataaatatactatatatacatttggTGGGTTTAGTCATCAAACACAGCAATATCCAACTAATGAATTAGAATGTTTAGAATGTTATAGtcttttaaattcattaaataGTTTAGATGCAGATAAAAAAGGTCCAATAAAACAATCatctttaaaacaaaaatcaaatataaatgatacaaataaaaataaaattacagaagtgaaaaatataaattcatataatttaaatggaCAAGATGTTATTACTACTCAGAAACAGTTACAACAAAGTGGATCAAAAAATCAATATATGAAATCAAAACAATTAAAtgatagtaaaaaaaatagcccAAGTTCAAATTCATCATCAggaaatatacaaaattcaCACTATAGAAATATGTTTGATTCTCCTAGTTCATCTTTATTTAGACTAtccaataataataatgtaaataaaCCATTATCGAATACAATTCGATTAGCTGCACATGCACATGCCGTTCAAGAAACTGGAAGTGATTTTGCATTACTTGTTCGAAAAATTTCTATTGATAAATTAGAAGAAGAAGgaagaaaaattaataatggtGTATTATGCACacctataaattatattagtgaatttaaaaatacagTTTATGATAAAGTTATTACAACTTTATTAAATCCAAATATTACTCAATTtgaaatacaatataatcataattcagattctatttttattattccatggTCAAATGTATCTATATTATGTTCTATGgttattgatatatttaagcAAGAAGATATggtattaaaattaagagCACCGATCAAAATATATGGTGATATACATGGTCAATATTATGATCTAATGAGATTGtttcaattatataaatcaCCTGTAGAAGAAGATTTAGgggaaaaattaaatgcagtTGGTGATATAGATtcaaatgattatttatttttaggtGATTATGTTGATAGGGGTTCTAATAGTTTAGAAGTTATTTGTTTACTTTTTGCACTCAAATGCAAATATCCTAAACAAGTACATCTAATTAGAGGAAATCATGAAGACATGGCTATAAATAGTTTGTATGGATTCCAAGAAGAATGTAGAAGAAGATTAAAAGAAGATGTTGATGATAAATCATCATGTTGGGCACAAATTAATCAAGTATTTGAATGGATACCTATCGGAGCTTTAgttgaagaaaaaatattatgtgtCCATGGAGGTATAGGAAAATCTATTCATACTATATCTGATATTTCTCAATTAAAACGACCTTTAATAGTTTCACAAGTTCctcaaaatttaaatgaaCAAAAAGTTACAGATCTTTTATGGTCTGATCCCACTGATAATGATTCTGTATTAGGAACGATACCTAATGATATAAGAGATCCTGACGGAACTGGTCATATTGTAAAATATGGGCCAGATAGAGTTCACAAATTTTTAGAAGATAATGATCTCCAATTAATTATAAGAGCTCATGAGTGCGTAATGGATGGATTTGAACGATTTGCGGGTGGAAAActaataactttattttcaGCAACAAATTATTGTAATTCTCACAAAAATGCAGgtgcattattatttattcgaAGAGATCTCACAGTTATACCAAAGTTAATATATCCTGCTAAGGATGAGGTCCGTTTCTTTAGTACATGGTAAGTTTTATAATCCCTTCGTTTGTTTTATATCGCCTACTCTCTAAGCACACACacgcatatatatacatatatatatataccaatTCCTTATCTAacatttatacatattttccCTTTTTAGGGACACAAAAATGACCGAATTGAGACCACCAACCCCACCAAGAAGTCAACCGAAAATGAGGGAATTAAATTATGGAGCTCCATAAAATTCTctttattattcttatacCTTTATATTATGGAAATTTACTTTTAATATGTgcatttaattaaaaaatttacgAAACAAGATGGGTTAACTATACTAAGCAATGTTTCTTCCCTTgcttttaaataaaatcttagtgttatgttatattgtatttGAAGTTATTACATAAAGAGTatcttattatatatatatatatatatacacttcCTACATACATATttggtaataataattaatattcgTATGTAgaaagatataataaatccatgtggaaataaaaatttgtgATATAAGGGGTCTGTTGCCGACTCTTATTTCACATTgctttatatatacattttttttttgatgtaAAATCTACAAGTTTTGTAACTttgaatttttatgtatttattttatcattataaaCAATCTTATTAATACTAtttccaaaaaatataaattaaatcaaattaaaaaaaaaaaaaaagtattagATAAGGGCATTATAGCACGTAACAAATTTCATAAGCGAATAAAACATAAGGGAAAATTcgct
Protein-coding regions in this window:
- a CDS encoding protein phosphatase containing kelch-like domains, putative, whose amino-acid sequence is MNNGSFKETNVCRKEKQKGDIPVPRFGHTATYLGNNKVAIFGGAIGDAGKYNITDDIYLYDLTQNKWKKLITENTPTARAAHAAACVDEQQLVIYGGATGGGSLSLDDLYILDLRREQKYSWMTVPTKGVSPGRRYGHVMVYSKPNLIVFGGNDGQHTLNDVWFMNVEMPPFEWIQVIISNTSKMPSPRVYHSADMCKEGPATGMIVIFGGRNSENKSLNDTWGLRQHRDGRWDWVEAPIKKGSPPEARYQHTCVFIGSKLFVLGGRNDNGCSIPLLTALYNTETIEWVTFPPIAKFRHTSWMYKYTIYTFGGFSHQTQQYPTNELECLECYSLLNSLNSLDADKKGPIKQSSLKQKSNINDTNKNKITEVKNINSYNLNGQDVITTQKQLQQSGSKNQYMKSKQLNDSKKNSPSSNSSSGNIQNSHYRNMFDSPSSSLFRLSNNNNVNKPLSNTIRLAAHAHAVQETGSDFALLVRKISIDKLEEEGRKINNGVLCTPINYISEFKNTVYDKVITTLLNPNITQFEIQYNHNSDSIFIIPWSNVSILCSMVIDIFKQEDMVLKLRAPIKIYGDIHGQYYDLMRLFQLYKSPVEEDLGEKLNAVGDIDSNDYLFLGDYVDRGSNSLEVICLLFALKCKYPKQVHLIRGNHEDMAINSLYGFQEECRRRLKEDVDDKSSCWAQINQVFEWIPIGALVEEKILCVHGGIGKSIHTISDISQLKRPLIVSQVPQNLNEQKVTDLLWSDPTDNDSVLGTIPNDIRDPDGTGHIVKYGPDRVHKFLEDNDLQLIIRAHECVMDGFERFAGGKLITLFSATNYCNSHKNAGALLFIRRDLTVIPKLIYPAKDEVRFFSTWDTKMTELRPPTPPRSQPKMRELNYGAP
- a CDS encoding 40S ribosomal protein S3, putative — encoded protein: MSPPISKKRKFINDGVFQAELNEFLARILAEDGYSGVEVRVTPIRTEVIIRATRTREVLGDKGRRIRELTSLVQKRFFNKSTNSVELFAERVENRGLCAMAQAESLRYKLLKGLAVRRACYGVLRHIMESGAKGCEVIVSGKLRAQRAKSMKFRDGYLISTGEPSKRFVNTATRSAQLKQGVLGIKVKIMLPTAIDTKTGLPSILPDNISVLEPKTDTVDAL